A window of the Chloroflexus sp. Y-396-1 genome harbors these coding sequences:
- a CDS encoding ComF family protein, giving the protein MLDHILNWLFPDRCAGCYRLTGNLFCATCRERLQPFPPLPPPPGLDSAWVAFRYEGELIRAIHQLKYNRRRRIAYALGDLLAAAVGPLAADALIAVPLHRDRLRERGFNQAAEIASRLCGPGRPPLIEGLVRVRATNRQARLAARNRAANVAGAFVWVKRTPPPRRVILIDDVLTTGATLAACAAALRSAGAQSVSAVALARSLIGDSVVQ; this is encoded by the coding sequence ATGCTTGATCACATTCTGAACTGGCTATTTCCTGATCGCTGTGCTGGCTGTTATCGTCTAACCGGCAACCTCTTCTGTGCTACCTGTCGCGAGCGGCTCCAACCGTTTCCGCCCCTTCCGCCACCTCCCGGTCTCGATAGCGCATGGGTTGCCTTTCGTTACGAAGGCGAATTGATCAGAGCTATCCATCAACTCAAATACAATCGGCGGCGACGGATCGCCTACGCTTTAGGCGATCTGCTGGCGGCTGCTGTCGGCCCACTTGCTGCCGATGCTCTTATCGCAGTTCCTCTGCACCGTGACCGACTACGCGAACGTGGTTTTAATCAGGCAGCCGAGATCGCCAGTCGTCTCTGTGGGCCTGGTAGACCGCCACTAATCGAGGGTTTGGTGCGGGTGCGCGCCACCAATCGGCAAGCCCGACTTGCCGCTCGCAATCGTGCAGCCAATGTTGCAGGTGCTTTCGTCTGGGTCAAACGCACGCCGCCACCGCGTCGTGTAATCCTGATCGACGATGTACTCACCACCGGCGCCACACTCGCAGCATGTGCAGCCGCTTTACGTAGCGCCGGCGCACAATCTGTCAGTGCAGTGGCATTAGCCCGTTCGTTAATTGGCGACTCCGTTGTACAATAG
- a CDS encoding DUF2256 domain-containing protein has protein sequence MARTNQTNATEHTPRRKGQLPTKICVVCQRPFEWRKKWAACWNEVRYCSERCRRARKSL, from the coding sequence ATGGCACGCACAAACCAGACTAATGCCACAGAGCATACGCCGAGGCGCAAAGGTCAATTGCCGACCAAAATATGTGTAGTATGTCAGCGCCCCTTTGAATGGCGCAAAAAGTGGGCTGCCTGCTGGAATGAGGTACGCTACTGTTCAGAACGATGTCGGCGTGCCAGGAAATCGCTGTGA
- a CDS encoding methylmalonyl-CoA mutase family protein, which translates to MMSDIEQLTAAHEQWEQQCLWPALRRTPERSGPFMTTSSSPVERLYTPLDLTRDGISLTEHFLQNVGYPGQYPFTRGIHPTGYRGKLWTMRLFAGFGSAEETNARFKYLLEQGQTGLSIAFDMPTLYGRDTDHPLVEGEFGKCGVAVSSLADMEILLADLPLDQVSTSMTINSPAAMIWAMYLVVAEKRGIPWSKLRGTIQNDILKEYIAQNEYIFPPEPSMRLVVDTIEFATRHVPQWNPISVSGYHIREAGSTAVQELAFTLADGFAYVEAALERGLDIDEFAPRISFFFNAHNDFFEEIAKYRAARRIWARAMRERYGAKNERSWWLRFHTQTAGCSLTAQQPEINIVRTAIQALAAVLGGTQSLHTNSMDEALALPSEKAVTIALRTQQIIAYESGVANTVDPLGGSYFVEALTDRMEREAQQIFDAINAQGGVIAAIRNGYFHREIADAAYRYQQEIDRGERIIVGVNAFQDDEPITIPILQMDPEGEKRHLERLNRVRRERDQELVKRRLAELRAAAQGTENMMPAILECVRAYCTLGEMCDVLREVFGVYQQDSVIV; encoded by the coding sequence ATGATGTCTGACATTGAGCAGCTTACCGCCGCCCATGAGCAATGGGAACAGCAGTGTCTCTGGCCAGCTCTGCGCCGGACACCCGAACGCTCAGGCCCGTTCATGACTACCAGTAGCTCACCTGTTGAACGGCTCTACACGCCACTCGATCTGACCCGCGACGGTATTTCTCTGACAGAACATTTTCTGCAGAATGTTGGCTACCCTGGTCAGTACCCTTTCACACGGGGTATTCACCCAACCGGTTACCGCGGCAAATTGTGGACAATGCGCCTGTTTGCCGGTTTTGGTAGTGCTGAAGAGACCAATGCCCGCTTTAAGTATCTGCTAGAGCAAGGTCAGACTGGCCTATCCATCGCATTCGACATGCCAACGTTGTACGGACGTGATACCGACCATCCGCTGGTCGAGGGTGAATTTGGCAAATGCGGTGTGGCAGTATCTTCGCTGGCCGACATGGAGATTCTGCTGGCCGATCTGCCGCTCGATCAAGTTAGCACCTCAATGACGATCAACTCGCCAGCAGCGATGATCTGGGCAATGTATCTGGTGGTTGCCGAAAAGCGCGGGATTCCCTGGAGCAAATTACGTGGTACGATTCAGAACGATATTCTGAAAGAGTATATTGCCCAGAACGAGTACATCTTCCCGCCTGAACCGAGTATGCGCCTGGTTGTCGATACTATCGAATTTGCTACCCGTCATGTACCCCAGTGGAATCCCATCAGCGTGAGTGGGTACCATATCCGTGAGGCTGGCAGTACCGCCGTACAAGAACTGGCTTTCACGTTGGCCGATGGATTTGCTTATGTTGAAGCAGCGCTAGAACGCGGTCTGGATATTGACGAATTTGCACCGCGAATTAGTTTCTTCTTCAACGCCCACAACGACTTCTTTGAAGAGATTGCGAAATATCGTGCTGCGCGCCGCATCTGGGCGCGGGCGATGCGCGAACGCTACGGAGCAAAGAACGAGCGTTCGTGGTGGTTACGCTTCCATACCCAAACTGCCGGTTGTTCATTGACTGCTCAGCAGCCTGAAATCAATATTGTGCGTACTGCCATTCAGGCCCTGGCCGCAGTACTCGGTGGTACCCAGAGCCTCCATACTAATTCGATGGATGAAGCCCTGGCCTTGCCATCGGAAAAAGCAGTGACAATAGCCCTGCGCACCCAGCAAATCATTGCCTATGAAAGTGGTGTAGCCAACACGGTTGATCCGCTCGGCGGTAGCTATTTCGTGGAAGCCCTGACCGACCGTATGGAGCGTGAAGCACAACAAATCTTCGATGCAATCAATGCCCAAGGTGGGGTTATTGCCGCGATACGCAACGGCTACTTCCACCGCGAGATCGCCGATGCTGCGTACCGCTACCAGCAAGAGATTGATCGCGGCGAACGCATTATTGTCGGTGTAAATGCCTTCCAGGACGATGAGCCGATAACCATCCCGATTCTACAGATGGACCCAGAGGGGGAGAAGCGCCATCTCGAACGCCTCAATCGGGTGCGCCGCGAGCGTGATCAGGAACTGGTAAAGCGTCGGCTGGCCGAATTACGTGCTGCTGCACAGGGTACCGAGAATATGATGCCAGCGATTCTCGAATGTGTCCGCGCTTACTGCACACTTGGCGAGATGTGTGATGTGCTCCGCGAAGTGTTTGGGGTGTATCAGCAGGATTCGGTGATCGTGTAA
- a CDS encoding GAF domain-containing protein: MTTSDIATQLVTVQRRAARLRNALMTVGAFFMTARQSDPLPMLRDLCSEWLSADKVDIVVPAGTGSLRSHAPTMLVGPITIGRRVVGRIEVTRATPPFDSDDRELLNTLGQIVGAVLEQSSLQGQLDQYLNQARAHADTLDQLLHFGRLVISATADPLHLGLQLATQVPAMVGGERASLLLIPLDNEEAPLLLLSNGHIATPDRAREVRDQGFAGLVLREGQPLIIDETDADRRWLSLRTHEIDAPTRCAMAAPLRWGSRLLGAITVTTTHSRRFDSSHLNLLELVACHISLAIYAADLEARRKRSVKHLSEIQNHMSAALKAAQAGDPKALDQLESQLRDMQAALRTLSLNVSVLPNDYDQADET; the protein is encoded by the coding sequence GTGACAACATCTGATATTGCAACTCAACTTGTTACTGTTCAACGCCGAGCTGCTCGTTTACGTAACGCATTAATGACGGTAGGCGCTTTCTTCATGACCGCCCGACAATCCGATCCGTTACCAATGCTTCGCGATCTATGCAGCGAGTGGCTGTCGGCCGATAAAGTCGATATTGTTGTGCCTGCTGGTACCGGCAGTTTACGTTCGCATGCGCCGACTATGTTAGTTGGCCCCATTACCATTGGGCGTCGAGTTGTCGGTCGCATCGAAGTGACACGCGCTACCCCACCATTTGACAGCGATGATCGCGAACTGCTAAACACACTCGGTCAAATTGTCGGTGCTGTTCTTGAACAATCATCGCTGCAAGGGCAGCTCGATCAGTATCTTAATCAGGCCCGTGCTCATGCTGATACTCTCGACCAACTGTTGCATTTTGGTCGCCTGGTCATCAGTGCTACTGCCGATCCACTCCATCTCGGTTTACAGCTTGCCACGCAGGTACCTGCGATGGTTGGTGGCGAACGGGCATCACTGTTATTGATCCCGCTTGATAACGAAGAAGCGCCGCTGCTGCTCCTCAGTAATGGTCACATAGCGACCCCTGATCGAGCCCGCGAAGTGCGCGATCAGGGATTTGCCGGTCTGGTGTTGCGCGAAGGACAACCGCTGATCATCGATGAGACCGATGCTGATCGACGCTGGCTGTCATTGCGCACACACGAAATCGATGCGCCTACTCGTTGTGCGATGGCTGCACCGCTACGGTGGGGATCACGCTTACTCGGTGCCATCACGGTCACTACAACTCATAGCCGCCGTTTCGATAGCTCGCATCTTAATCTGCTGGAACTGGTTGCATGCCATATTTCACTTGCTATCTACGCTGCCGATCTCGAAGCGCGCCGTAAGCGTAGTGTTAAACACTTGAGTGAAATTCAGAATCATATGAGTGCAGCTCTCAAGGCAGCTCAAGCTGGCGATCCGAAAGCTCTGGATCAACTCGAATCACAGCTTCGCGATATGCAGGCTGCACTTCGCACACTGTCGCTAAATGTCTCGGTTCTACCTAACGACTACGATCAAGCGGACGAAACATAA
- a CDS encoding Uma2 family endonuclease — MTHPIATAPAPLPEDDPFRYGWRYVRRPTPDDPDHLEQVPLTLENVLHPEVGDFIVHSDRHETDRMYLTAVLRARLEPHGQAIVLSDVRVAWDVPDLRPHGPDVMVIPGLRERRDWSTFDVAEEGVRPALIIEITSPETRENDVVRKVAHYARAGVAQYVIVDNLGRRGERQLRLLDYRLVGDGYRLQPPDARGWVHLEVAGLWLGVEGDHVVCYTDNGTAFGDYATVVQQAAEAEARARAAEEQAQREAAARAEAEALARAAAEQARAAEEQAQREAAARAALEARLRELETELRRLQGLV; from the coding sequence ATGACCCATCCGATTGCCACCGCGCCTGCACCGCTCCCCGAAGACGACCCCTTCCGCTACGGCTGGCGCTACGTCCGTCGCCCCACCCCCGACGACCCCGACCACCTCGAACAGGTCCCGCTCACCCTTGAAAACGTGTTGCACCCCGAAGTGGGAGACTTCATCGTGCACAGTGACCGCCACGAAACCGACCGCATGTACCTCACGGCGGTGCTGCGCGCCCGGCTCGAACCGCACGGGCAGGCCATCGTGCTGAGTGATGTGCGGGTAGCGTGGGACGTGCCCGACCTGCGGCCACACGGGCCGGACGTGATGGTCATTCCGGGGCTGCGTGAGCGACGGGATTGGAGCACCTTTGACGTGGCGGAAGAGGGGGTACGACCAGCGTTGATTATTGAAATTACGTCGCCGGAGACGCGGGAGAACGACGTGGTGCGGAAGGTGGCGCACTACGCACGGGCGGGGGTGGCGCAGTACGTGATTGTGGACAACCTCGGACGGCGGGGGGAGCGGCAGCTCCGATTACTCGATTACCGGCTGGTGGGGGATGGCTACCGGCTCCAGCCGCCCGATGCGCGGGGATGGGTGCATCTGGAGGTTGCCGGGCTGTGGCTAGGGGTGGAGGGCGACCACGTGGTTTGCTACACCGACAACGGCACGGCGTTTGGCGACTACGCGACGGTGGTGCAGCAGGCGGCGGAAGCCGAGGCGCGAGCGCGAGCGGCGGAAGAACAAGCGCAGCGGGAAGCCGCCGCACGGGCTGAGGCGGAAGCGCTGGCGCGTGCAGCAGCGGAGCAAGCACGAGCGGCGGAAGAACAAGCACAACGGGAAGCAGCGGCGCGTGCGGCGCTTGAAGCCCGTCTGCGCGAGTTAGAGACCGAGTTACGACGGTTGCAGGGGTTGGTATAA
- a CDS encoding MurT ligase domain-containing protein: MSRLRTTTALTLARTAGILSRRLGFGGGTSLPGQLARAIDPAILSNFCHALPAGVILIAGTNGKTTTSRMLAAILEQADVSLLYNRAGANLLPGLTTVAINNADWRGLPRASCALFETDEAALPQAIAETQPRLVVLLNLFRDQLDRYGEIDTIARHWRQALQQLPATSTVVFNADDPAIADIVHQLPVRTVAFGLADERHAVGAATHIADSQFCHTCGHRYQYQRIFYAHIGHYVCPQCGHRRPDPVIVLTVLEPDGLEGSDLQIDHPNGQLRFHLPLPGLYNAQNALAATAAALASGIDTPTICTALSNIQAAFGRIERITAGSHGPTMLIALIKNPVGASETVRMFTTATTRPLHLLIAINDRFADGTDVSWLWDADFEPLAQRVAHVTVSGTRAADMALRLDYAGVAAEAITVIDDLPPALDTALAALPPGETLAILPTYTAMLELRSEITRRGWARPFWEA; encoded by the coding sequence ATGAGCCGACTGCGCACAACCACAGCTCTGACCCTGGCCCGTACTGCCGGTATCCTTTCACGTCGCCTGGGATTCGGCGGTGGTACCAGCCTGCCCGGCCAGCTTGCACGGGCTATCGATCCGGCTATTCTTAGCAACTTCTGCCACGCCTTGCCGGCAGGCGTGATATTGATCGCTGGTACCAACGGCAAAACGACAACCAGCCGTATGCTGGCTGCTATCCTCGAACAGGCAGATGTGTCTCTCTTGTACAATCGTGCTGGTGCTAATCTACTCCCTGGTTTAACAACAGTGGCAATCAACAACGCAGACTGGCGTGGGCTACCGCGAGCAAGTTGTGCTTTGTTTGAGACAGATGAAGCTGCGTTACCACAGGCGATCGCCGAAACACAGCCGCGACTGGTCGTTCTACTTAACCTGTTCCGTGATCAACTCGATCGGTACGGCGAAATTGACACCATTGCCCGCCACTGGCGTCAGGCGCTTCAGCAACTTCCTGCAACCAGTACGGTTGTGTTCAATGCCGATGATCCGGCAATTGCCGATATAGTGCATCAGCTTCCTGTTCGCACTGTAGCCTTCGGCCTGGCCGATGAACGTCACGCAGTCGGTGCTGCTACCCACATCGCCGACTCACAGTTTTGCCATACCTGCGGCCATCGCTACCAGTATCAGCGCATCTTCTATGCCCACATCGGTCACTACGTCTGCCCACAGTGTGGTCATCGGCGCCCTGATCCGGTCATTGTGTTGACCGTTCTTGAACCAGATGGGCTTGAGGGGAGTGATCTCCAGATCGACCATCCCAACGGTCAACTCCGGTTTCACCTACCATTACCAGGTCTCTACAACGCCCAAAATGCGCTTGCGGCTACGGCAGCGGCGCTGGCTTCAGGTATCGACACACCAACAATTTGTACAGCGCTGAGTAATATTCAGGCTGCTTTTGGTCGTATTGAACGCATCACTGCCGGTAGCCATGGCCCAACAATGCTGATCGCCCTGATCAAAAATCCAGTTGGGGCTTCAGAGACGGTACGGATGTTCACAACAGCGACTACCAGGCCACTCCATCTCCTGATCGCCATAAATGATCGCTTCGCCGATGGTACCGATGTTTCGTGGCTATGGGACGCCGATTTTGAGCCATTAGCTCAGCGGGTAGCCCATGTGACTGTCAGCGGTACTCGTGCTGCCGATATGGCGTTACGTCTCGATTATGCTGGTGTTGCTGCCGAAGCCATTACTGTCATCGATGATCTCCCCCCTGCACTCGATACCGCACTGGCAGCTCTGCCACCTGGTGAAACGCTTGCCATTCTGCCCACCTATACTGCGATGCTCGAATTGCGCAGCGAAATTACCCGTCGCGGCTGGGCGCGTCCCTTTTGGGAAGCGTAG
- a CDS encoding ATP-dependent Clp protease ATP-binding subunit, which produces MRLERFTEKAQNAFHIAQEIMQEHQHSQLDVEHLFLAMLRQRDGLAVRALTRLNVDPQEVARRVERELEKLPKILSPYGMGTQVYITPRTQRLVKRAEEEANRLGDQYVGLDHLLIALTNERDGPSARILQSYQIDQERIYQVLMDIRGNQRSDDPSAESRYEILTKYSVDLTELAREDKLDPVIGREAEIARVIRILSRRTKNNPVLVGETGVGKTAIVEGLAQRIARGDVPPTLRDRKLLALDLAGMVAGSKFRGEFEERLKAVMDEVRNAKGRIILFIDELHTVVGAGAATGSIDASNMLKPALSRGEIQVIGATTIDEYRKHVEKDAALERRFSPVFVEEPDPETTIEMLRGLRKRYEEHHQLTISDEALKAAVQLSNRYINDRFLPDKAIDLIDEASAKLRIDIFSMPPELRAKEEELKRLQAEEEEAGARRDYERAAMLRARYLALQSQFEAERSEWLARNNLDEVVDEEDVAQIVSSWTGVPVSRMLETEREKLIHMEERLHERVIGQHEAIVALSDAIRRARSGLRDPRRPIGSFLFVGPTGVGKTELARALAEFMFDSEEAMTRIDMSEYQERHTVSRLIGAPPGYVGYDEGGQLTESIRRRPYQVVLFDEIEKAHRDVFNALLQVLEDGRLTDGQGRTVDFRNTIIIMTSNAGTEHLQGGGIGFSVGSRGAKVFDMREARKKVDEALRQTFRPEFLNRIDEIILFHPLSMDDLTKIVELQVAELVERLREQQISLTLTQAAKEYLVQEGYNPVFGARPLRRTIQRLLETPISRELLKGHFRPGDQIEVDVENGQLVFHRGGILTIEEPRPAEPLDA; this is translated from the coding sequence ATGAGACTGGAGCGATTTACTGAAAAAGCGCAAAACGCCTTCCATATTGCGCAAGAGATTATGCAGGAGCATCAGCATTCGCAGCTCGATGTTGAGCATCTCTTTCTGGCGATGCTCCGTCAGCGCGACGGTCTGGCGGTTCGGGCTTTGACACGACTTAACGTCGATCCACAAGAGGTTGCCCGTCGTGTCGAGCGTGAGCTGGAAAAGTTGCCTAAAATTCTTAGCCCTTATGGGATGGGCACGCAGGTGTACATTACGCCGCGTACCCAACGACTAGTAAAACGGGCTGAGGAAGAGGCCAATCGCTTGGGCGATCAGTATGTTGGCCTTGACCATCTGCTGATTGCTCTGACCAATGAACGCGATGGCCCATCGGCAAGGATTTTACAGAGTTATCAGATCGATCAGGAGCGGATTTACCAAGTGTTGATGGACATTCGTGGCAATCAGCGCAGCGATGATCCGTCGGCAGAGAGCCGCTACGAGATCCTGACGAAATATAGTGTCGATTTGACCGAGCTGGCTCGTGAAGACAAGCTCGATCCAGTCATTGGCCGGGAAGCGGAGATCGCACGGGTCATCCGCATTTTGTCGCGTCGTACCAAGAACAATCCTGTACTGGTTGGTGAGACCGGTGTCGGTAAGACGGCAATTGTTGAGGGCCTAGCGCAACGCATTGCACGTGGTGATGTGCCACCAACTTTACGCGACCGCAAGCTACTGGCTCTTGATTTGGCCGGGATGGTTGCCGGTTCTAAGTTCCGCGGTGAGTTCGAGGAGCGTCTCAAGGCTGTTATGGACGAAGTGCGTAACGCAAAGGGGCGCATCATCCTCTTCATCGATGAGCTGCACACGGTTGTCGGGGCTGGTGCAGCCACCGGCAGCATTGATGCCTCGAATATGCTAAAACCGGCTCTCTCGCGTGGTGAAATTCAGGTGATCGGGGCTACTACTATCGACGAGTATCGCAAACACGTTGAGAAGGATGCTGCGCTTGAACGGCGCTTCTCGCCAGTCTTCGTGGAGGAACCGGATCCAGAGACAACCATCGAAATGTTACGCGGTTTGCGTAAGCGGTATGAAGAGCATCACCAGTTGACCATCAGCGATGAAGCGCTGAAAGCAGCGGTGCAGCTCTCGAATCGTTATATCAATGATCGCTTCTTGCCCGATAAGGCTATCGATTTGATCGATGAAGCCAGCGCTAAGCTCCGCATCGACATCTTCTCAATGCCACCTGAACTACGAGCAAAGGAAGAAGAGCTGAAGCGCTTACAGGCTGAAGAGGAAGAGGCCGGCGCCCGACGCGACTACGAGCGGGCCGCTATGCTACGTGCACGCTATCTCGCCCTGCAAAGCCAGTTCGAAGCCGAACGAAGTGAATGGCTGGCGCGGAACAATCTTGATGAGGTTGTTGATGAAGAGGACGTGGCCCAAATCGTTTCGAGTTGGACAGGCGTGCCTGTCAGCCGGATGCTCGAAACCGAACGTGAAAAGTTAATTCATATGGAAGAGCGACTCCACGAACGGGTAATTGGGCAGCACGAGGCTATCGTTGCGCTCAGCGATGCAATCCGGCGGGCACGTTCAGGTCTGCGCGACCCGCGCCGTCCCATTGGTTCATTTCTCTTCGTTGGTCCTACCGGTGTCGGTAAGACCGAGCTGGCGCGAGCCCTCGCCGAATTTATGTTCGATAGCGAAGAGGCAATGACCCGTATCGACATGAGCGAGTACCAAGAGCGTCACACTGTGAGTCGCTTGATCGGCGCCCCACCCGGTTATGTCGGCTATGATGAAGGTGGTCAGTTGACCGAGAGCATCCGTCGTCGTCCCTATCAGGTGGTACTCTTCGACGAAATTGAAAAAGCTCATCGTGATGTGTTTAATGCACTGTTACAGGTACTCGAAGATGGTCGGCTGACCGACGGTCAGGGGCGAACGGTTGATTTCCGCAATACAATCATTATCATGACCAGCAACGCCGGTACTGAGCATTTGCAAGGTGGCGGTATCGGCTTCAGTGTCGGTAGCCGAGGCGCAAAAGTCTTCGATATGCGCGAGGCGCGGAAGAAGGTTGACGAGGCGCTCAGACAGACATTCCGGCCCGAATTTCTCAACCGCATCGATGAGATCATTCTCTTCCATCCACTCTCGATGGATGATCTGACCAAGATCGTTGAGTTGCAGGTTGCCGAACTGGTTGAGCGTTTGCGTGAACAGCAGATTAGCCTTACCCTGACACAGGCTGCTAAAGAGTATCTGGTTCAGGAAGGGTACAACCCCGTTTTCGGTGCACGACCGCTCCGCCGAACGATTCAGCGGCTGCTCGAAACCCCCATCTCACGTGAGTTGCTGAAGGGGCACTTCCGACCAGGTGATCAGATCGAGGTAGATGTCGAAAATGGCCAGCTCGTCTTCCATCGCGGTGGTATCCTGACTATCGAGGAACCCCGCCCTGCTGAACCACTTGATGCGTGA
- a CDS encoding CoA pyrophosphatase gives MKWDRQVETIRRALATPPPPSSELLVLRRLDGTPLRPFHPPPGVTPRASAALLLLFPQEDTLYIPLTVRSSRVTAHRGEVSLPGGGIDPTDSGAIGAALREAQEEIGIDPGQVTVLGQLMTFYIPPSNNYLTPIVGFYPAAFEPVHDPEEVDSVFTVALPTLLDTATVREEIWERNGIPMRVPFFALNGYKVWGATALLLSEFIARLRREGWH, from the coding sequence ATGAAATGGGACAGACAGGTTGAGACAATTCGTCGGGCATTGGCAACACCACCGCCACCATCAAGTGAATTACTTGTGTTACGCCGACTCGACGGCACACCACTGCGTCCGTTTCACCCACCACCTGGTGTCACACCACGAGCATCGGCAGCGCTCCTGCTTCTCTTTCCACAAGAAGACACCCTGTATATTCCATTAACAGTACGGTCGAGTCGGGTCACTGCCCATCGTGGTGAAGTATCGCTACCGGGCGGTGGCATTGATCCCACCGACAGCGGTGCGATTGGCGCAGCGCTGCGTGAAGCTCAGGAGGAGATCGGTATCGATCCGGGACAGGTTACCGTGCTTGGGCAACTCATGACGTTTTATATTCCACCGAGCAACAACTATCTGACCCCAATTGTTGGTTTCTACCCGGCAGCATTTGAGCCAGTACACGATCCTGAAGAGGTAGACAGCGTATTTACCGTCGCGCTACCCACTCTGCTTGATACGGCAACTGTGCGTGAAGAGATTTGGGAGCGTAATGGGATACCGATGCGGGTGCCGTTCTTCGCGCTGAATGGGTATAAGGTATGGGGAGCCACTGCGCTACTACTTAGTGAATTTATAGCGCGACTACGTCGAGAGGGATGGCATTGA